In one window of Henckelia pumila isolate YLH828 chromosome 1, ASM3356847v2, whole genome shotgun sequence DNA:
- the LOC140868610 gene encoding uncharacterized protein, protein MSMYIQSIESRAWQRVLDSWTPPMRDDDVPGPKPRSQWTADENTAAIYNAKALNAMFTSVDMNMFNLIGTCTCARDSWEKLQTHCEGSASVKKIRMRLITSKFEKMRMEESETIMEYNGRLKSLANEASILGDPISNERLVSKVLRSVPKRFHTKEVKDSDLEENSIALISKKFCNAPFLS, encoded by the exons ATGAGCATGTATATTCAATCCATTGAGTCCAGGGCTTGGCAGCGTGTTCTTGACAGTTGGACACCACCCATGAGAGATGATGACGTACCAGGAccaaagccaagatcacaatggACAGCCGATGAGAATACAGCGGCTATTTATAATGCTAAAGCTCTTAATGCTATGTTCACTTCAGTTGATATGAAcatgtttaatctaattggtactTGTACTTGTGCTAGGGATTCTTGGGAGAAACTACAAACCCACTGTGAAGGCTCGGCTAGTGTCAAAAAGATAAGGATGCGTctcataacttcaaaatttgagaaaatgagAATGGAGGAATCAGAGACCATCATGGAATACAATGGAAGGTTGAAGAGCCTTGCGAATGAAGCATCTATTCTTGGTGATCCTATTTCGAACGAAAGACTTGTATCGAAAGTGCTTCGTTCTGTTCCCAAAAGATTTCACACCAAG GAAGTAAAAGATTCTGATCTTGAGGA